The proteins below come from a single Rosa rugosa chromosome 2, drRosRugo1.1, whole genome shotgun sequence genomic window:
- the LOC133732334 gene encoding LOW QUALITY PROTEIN: uncharacterized protein LOC133732334 (The sequence of the model RefSeq protein was modified relative to this genomic sequence to represent the inferred CDS: substituted 2 bases at 2 genomic stop codons) codes for MGKASRDKRDIYYRKAKEEGWRARSAFKLLQIDEEFNIFDGVKRVVDLCAAPGSWSQVLSRKLYLPAKKIPRLXLXVIVFRDGDVPLIVAIDLQPMAPIEGVIQVQGDITNARTAEVVIRHFDGCKADLVVCDGAPDVTGLHDMDEFVQSQLILAGLTIVTHVLKEGGKFIAKIFRGKDTSLLYCQLKVFFPIVTFAKPKSSRNSSIEAFAVCENYSPPEGFNPKDLHRLLEKVGSPSGADDLDCSSGWLEGPNKVYIPVLACGDLSGYDSDRSYPLPKDANGAYRSLDPVQPPIAPPYKRALELKKASSQGLTELENHSLES; via the exons ATGGGGAAAGCTTCAAGAGATAAGAGGGATATCTACTATCGAAAAGCCAAAGAAGAAGGCTGGCGAGCTCGCAGTGCCTTCAAGCTTCTTCAGATTGACGAGGAATTCAACATCTTTGATGGAGTGAAGCGCGTCGTCGATCTCTGTGCTGCCCCTGGTAGCTGGAGTCAG GTTTTGAGTAGGAAGTTGTATCTCCCAGCAAAGAA AATACCAAGACTCTAACTTTGAGTCATTGTTTTCAGGGACGGGGATGTGCCCCTTATTGTAGCTATTGATTTGCAGCCAATGGCTCCAATTGAAGGTGTTATTCAAGTGCAGGGTGATATAACCAATGCACGAACCGCCGAAGTA GTCATCAGACATTTTGATGGTTGCAAGGCTGATCTGGTTGTGTGTGATGGTGCTCCAGATG TTACTGGCCTTCATGACATGGATGAATTTGTTCAGTCCCAGCTGATACTAGCA GGCTTAACAATTGTTACTCATGTACTTAAGGAAGGTGGTAAATTTATTGCAAAGATATTCCGTGGAAAAGATACTAGTCTTCTCTATTGTCAG CTGAAAGTATTTTTCCCAATTGTGACTTTTGCAAAACCAAAAAGCAGCCGCAATTCCAGCATAG AGGCATTTGCGGTTTGTGAGAATTATTCTCCTCCTGAGGGATTCAACCCTAAGGATCTGCATCGCCTCCTAGAAAAGGTGGGAAGTCCCTCCGGAGCAGATGATCTAG ATTGCAGTAGTGGGTGGTTGGAAGGACCGAATAAGGTGTATATCCCAGTTTTAGCTTGTGGTGACCTCAGTGGGTATGATTCCGACCGTTCATATCCGCTGCCAAAAGATGCCAACGGAGCTTACCGAAGCTTGGATCCTGTACAGCCCCCAATTGCCCCTCCTTATAAGAGAGCTCTTGAACTGAAGAAAGCTTCCAGCCAGGGACTCACCGAGCTTGAGAACCACTCCCTGGAATCCTGA